GATCGACGCTGCGACCTCAGGGCTGATGCCGATGTCGCATCCTTTTGCTCTGACGACGACCGAGTTGTTCGGGAGTTTCCGCCGGATCTGTACGACCTCTCCAGGGAAGATGCCGAGATCAAGCAGCCTGCGGTTCCGCCGGGGACTTCGTATCATCGCCACCCGGACGGTGTCGCCCTCCTTGCAGTCGAGCAGCGTACAGGCATCCCGCCCACGGCAGCGCCCCATACGTCCCGGCGCGGGCTGGTTGCCCCCCATGTAGGTGGAGAGCCGATCGATGGTCTCGTCGGAGATACCGTGTTCAAGCGCGCAGGCCTCTTTGCTCGCTCTATCCGCATCGACGCCGAGCATCTCTGTCAGGAAGCACTGGAGAACGCGGTGTTTCCGCGCCACCCGCGATGCCAATGTGAATCCTCTCTCGGTCAGTCTGACGGCACCGCCGGGAGCTTGCTCAAGATATCCTTCCTCGATCAGGGAGGTTAGCGTATCCTCGACGACCGTCCTTTCGGTATCGAGTGCGTCCGCTATCTCCTGCAACGCCACAGGACGCTTGCCGTCTCCCGTGATCGTGAGGATGGCCTCAAGGTAAT
This window of the Methanoculleus thermophilus genome carries:
- a CDS encoding metal-dependent transcriptional regulator, producing the protein MLPSAFEDYLEAILTITGDGKRPVALQEIADALDTERTVVEDTLTSLIEEGYLEQAPGGAVRLTERGFTLASRVARKHRVLQCFLTEMLGVDADRASKEACALEHGISDETIDRLSTYMGGNQPAPGRMGRCRGRDACTLLDCKEGDTVRVAMIRSPRRNRRLLDLGIFPGEVVQIRRKLPNNSVVVRAKGCDIGISPEVAASIIVESCP